The Sphaeramia orbicularis chromosome 16, fSphaOr1.1, whole genome shotgun sequence genome window below encodes:
- the LOC115435762 gene encoding C-C chemokine receptor type 1, with product MNTSEYGIYTYTDSEYDDNTSVPSQESFHGRMVLSSFLYVLFSLGLLGNVIVLWMLLRHMKLKTMTDVCLLNLALSDLILALSLPLWAYNFPSLESCKVMTGVYQLGLYSGTLFVTLMSMDRYLAIVHAVAAMKSRSLCYGIIASIIIWVFSIIMAIPQVIFASVEIDVETNSSFKCQPKYPYDSIRFWKIFRNVSENFINLFVCLPIMMFCYLSILIVVSRTRNSKKGRAMKLIFTIVCVFVVCWVPYNLTVFFQTLQMFDILNTREHFDNVSAAMSVCEIIALAHCCVNPVIYAFVGEKFRKSVRKVLMKYLCWSDQRRWASGLRDTTDKETSNTPVRSDY from the exons ATGAACACATCAGAGTACGGAATATACACTTACACCGACTCGGAATATGACGACAACACTTCAGTTCCCAGTCAAGAATCATTCCATGGAAGAATGGTGTTGTCCAGTTTTCTCTATGTGCTGTTCAGTCTGGGCCTGCTGG GTAATGTCATAGTTCTGTGGATGCTCCTTCGGCACATGAAGCTGAAAACAATGACGGATGTCTGCCTCCTCAACCTGGCCCTGTCTGATCTCATACTGGCTCTATCACTCCCTCTCTGGGCCTACAATTTCCCAAGCCTTGAATCATGCAAAGTTATGACAGGAGTCTACCAG TTGGGTCTGTACAGTGGGACTCTGTTTGTGACCCTGATGAGCATGGATCGTTACCTGGCAATTGTTCATGCTGTGGCAGCAATGAAATCTCGGAGTCTTTGCTACGGAATCATAGCTAGCATCATTATCTGGGTTTTCTCTATCATCATGGCAATCCCCCAGGTGATATTTGCATCTGTGGAGATAGATGTAGAAACAAACAGCTCTTTTAAGTGTCAGCCTAAGTACCCATACGACAGCATCCGTTTCTGGAAGATATTTCGAAACGTCAGTGAAAACTTCATAAATTTGTTCGTGTGTCTCCCCATCATGATGTTCTGCTACTTGAGCATCCTTATTGTAGTGTCCAGGACCAGGAACTCAAAAAAGGGCAGAGCTATGAAACTGATCTTcaccattgtgtgtgtgtttgttgtgtgctgGGTTCCCTACAATCTCACAGTTTTCTTCCAGACATTACAGATGTTTGACATTTTAAACACCCGTGAGCATTTTGACAATGTCAGTGCTGCAATGTCAGTCTGTGAGATCATTGCACTGGCTCACTGCTGTGTGAACCCAGTCATCTACGCTTTCGTTGGGGAGAAATTTAGGAAGTCAGTGAGAAAAGTACTGATGAAATACCTCTGCTGGAGTGACCAGCGGAGATGGGCAAGCGGCCTCAGAGACACCACAGATAAAGAGACCTCCAACACACCAGTACGATCAGATTATTGA
- the LOC115434935 gene encoding C-C chemokine receptor type 2-like — MSENVTSSPTDDYSYYYDNDLPTPCNYSSLSNFTKVFLPILYSLVFIVGFIGNGLVLCVLIKHRNQTNLTDICLFNLALSDLLFILTLPLYSHYSAVGQWVFGDFMCHLSGGMHDTGFYSSIFFMVAMTLDRYMIIMYAHKVAKYRTLKMGITLSGVVWMLSLCASLPSFIFTKETVRSFDKQCDYIPDSNTWKMYSVIATNILGLVIPFLVMVICYSRIIPTLMHIRSAKKHRVVRLIISIMVVFFLFWGPYNIILFLDFLQSEDVGILKMPCDMDKNLKISLTVTETIAFTHCCLNPIVYAFVGQKFMKRSLELLRKWAPGILFSRHLSDSSFRKSSVSSRSSDFTTVM; from the exons ATGTCAG AAAATGTCACCTCGAGCCCAACGGACGATTATTCCTACTACTATGACAACGACCTCCCGACTCCTTGTAACTACAGCTCTCTGAGTAACTTCACAAAGGTGTTTTTGCCCATCCTCTACAGTCTGGTCTTCATCGTCGGCTTCATTG GTAATGGCCTCGTGTTGTGCGTCCTGATAAAGCACCGCAACCAGACCAACTTGACAGACATCTGCCTTTTCAACCTGGCTCTTTCTgacctcctcttcatcctcaccTTGCCTTTATACTCCCACTACAGTGCTGTGGGTCAGTGGGTCTTCGGGGACTTTATGTGCCATCTCAGTGGTGGGATGCACGACACCGGATTCTACAGCAGCATCTTCTTCATGGTTGCCATGACGCTGGACCGCTACATGATCATCATGTATGCTCATAAAGTGGCAAAATACCGCACCCTGAAGATGGGCATCACTCTGTCTGGAGTTGTTTGGATGCTGAGCTTGTGTGCTTCCCTACCTAGTTTTATCTTCACCAAGGAGACAGTCAGGTCTTTTGATAAACAATGTGACTACATCCCAGACAGCAATACCTGGAAAATGTATAGTGTCATAGCAACAAACATCCTGGGTCTTGTGATTCCGTTCTTGGTGATGGTCATTTGCTACTCCAGGATCATCCCCACTTTGATGCACATAAGGAGTGCAAAGAAGCATCGTGTCGTCAGGTTGATCATCTCTATAATGGTAGTCTTCTTCCTATTTTGGGGCCCGTATAACATCATTCTCTTTTTGGATTTTCTGCAATCTGAAGATGTAGGCATACTAAAGATGCCCTGCGACATGGACAAGAACTTGAAGATTTCACTAACAGTGACTGAGACCATCGCCTTCACCCACTGCTGCCTGAACCCGATCGTATACGCCTTCGTAGGACAGAAGTTTATGAAGCGCTCCTTAGAGCTGTTGAGGAAATGGGCCCCTGGGATCCTCTTCAGCAGACATCTGTCAGACAGCTCATTCAGAAAGAGTTCAGTGTCATCCAGGTCCTCTGATTTCACCACAGTCATGTAG